The segment CTACGCTGAGGCATCACGATGTAAGCAAATAGACGATAGAGCCACATGTACGGCACGAAATTCTTACTTATATGCCCGAGCTTAACCAGTATTTGCGAACGCACATTTAGACGAGTAACAGCACCACCCAACACCATAGAACTGACTCGCTCAGTGGCAAGCTCTGCAAGGTTGCGAACAATAATGGTACCCAATGACATGCCAACAAAATGCGCAGATTGAATCTTTAGGTGGTCGAGCACTCGCAACACATCTAATGTCACTGACTTAAACGTGTACTTGTTGCGGATTAAGTCTTTGATAAGCTGGGGTGATTTACCGTGACCACGCAAATCGACGAATAGCAAATTGAAGTGCTGCTTATACGCTTTAATTTGCTTAAACCAAATGGCCGAACTACCTCCAGCACCATGAACAAATACCACCCACTCTTTACTCGTAGGATGATGGTAAGTTTTATGAAAAAGCATGCTTTGAAGCATTGATACCACTTAATTTAAACCAAAGAAGATGGCACGAGGTTACCACAGACTGACCTTTCAAGGTGATTGGAGTTGTTAAAAAATGTCTTCCAAAGTCGACCAGATCAAAAACAGAGCGCTAAGGCTCTGTTTTTATTCAAGTGAACTTTCAGTCAAAAATTGCGTAGTGATACATTTTCACATATTCCAACGCGGATTCTCGCCAACTAAAGTCACATCTCATCGCTCGTTGCTGAACTTCTAACAGTAAATCTGGATGTTGCAAATAGAACAGCAGAGCTCGTTGCATG is part of the Vibrio diazotrophicus genome and harbors:
- a CDS encoding alpha/beta fold hydrolase, with the protein product MLQSMLFHKTYHHPTSKEWVVFVHGAGGSSAIWFKQIKAYKQHFNLLFVDLRGHGKSPQLIKDLIRNKYTFKSVTLDVLRVLDHLKIQSAHFVGMSLGTIIVRNLAELATERVSSMVLGGAVTRLNVRSQILVKLGHISKNFVPYMWLYRLFAYIVMPQRSQKQSRNLFVREAKKLCQKEFKRWFTLGAEINPMMRCFRDKELPIPTLYLMGERDYMFIQPVKDMVAMHEKSELWEIPNCGHVCNIEQPEVFNRVSIDFINKQLTLKA